CGACTGGGCGGCCACCGCCAACCAGCTCAAGGAACTGATGAACCAGTGGAAGGCCGCTCCCCGGGCCTCCAAGGAGGCCGAGCAGAAGCTCTGGGAGCGGTTCCGGGGCGCGCAGGACGAGTTCTTCACCCGGCGCAGCGAGGTCTTCTCCGCCCGCGACAACGAGCAGCGGGGCAACCTGGAACGCAAGCAGGCGCTGCTCGCCGAGGCCGAGGCGCTGGACGTCGACGGCGACCCGAAGGGCGCGCAGGCCAAGCTGCGAGAGATCCAGGCCCAGTGGCACGAGGCCGGCCGGGTGCCCCGCGAGGCGGCGGCTGGGCTGGAGCGCCGGCTGCGCGCCATCGACGAGAAGGTCCGCGAGGTGATGGACTCCGCTTGGCGGCGCACCACCAAGGAGGACAACCCCCTGCTCGCCCAGATGCGTGCGCAGGTCGCCGAGGCCGAGGAGCGGCTGGCCCGGGCCCAGGCTGCCGGCGACGCCCGGCGGGTCAAGGAGGCCGAGCAGGCGCTGGCGTCCAAGCGGCAGTTCCTCCAGCTCGCCGAGCAGGCCGGCTGAGCCGGACCTACGCACCACGACGGCCACCGAGCCACCTCGGGCCGAGCAACCACGGAAGCCCCCGATCCGCCACGGACCGGGGGCTTCCGCATGTCCGCCCGCAGCCGTCCGGCCGGGGACGCGACGGTTTGACGCATCGAGGGGCGCCGATCGGCGTAACGGGCGGAGCCAGGCCTTTACATCGATGGATGTCTGTGTTTACATCAGGAAAGCGCTTACCTGATTACTCGTGAGCGCCAGCAAGGGAGCCGCAACTTCGCGTAGCCAGTCCGCATCCGCGGGGCCGCCGACCGCCGTCCCCGCCGACCAGACGCCACCGGGCACGGCGTCGCAGGGTCGGCCCCACGGTCCGCGAGCCCGCCACCACCGAAGGGAAGCACCATGCGTACGTCCCGACGTCGCACCACCCTGCTCACCGCCGCCGCCAGCGCCGCCCTGCTCGCCGCGGGGGCGCTGACCGCCGGCACCGCGCCCGCCTCGGCCGCCCCCACCGGGCTGGTCGGCTGGGCCACCCAGAACGGCGGCACCACCGGCGGCAGTGGCAACCCCGTCACCGTGACCACCGCCTCGGCCCTGACCAGCGCGGTCGGCTCCAGCAGCGCGGCGGTGATCCGGGTCTCCGGCACCATCTCCTGCTCCGGCATGCTGCGGGTGCGGTCCAACAAGACCATCCTCGGCAACCCCGGCGCGACCATCTCCGGCTGCGGCTTCAACATCAACGGCGACCGCAACGTCATCATCCGGAACCTGACCTTCCGAAACTGGAACGACGACGCGATCAACGTGCAGGAGTCGGCCACCAACATCTGGATCGACCACAACAGCTTCACCAACGGCACCGACGGCGCGGTCGACATCAAGCGGGGCTCGGACTTCATCACCGTGTCGTGGAACCGGGTCTACGACCACGACAAGTCGATGCTGCTCGGGCACAGCGACAGCAACGGCAGCCAGGACACCGGCCACCTGCGGGTGACCTACCACCACAACTGGTTCGACGAGAGCACCCAGCGCCACCCCCGGGTCCGCTTCGGCAACCCGGTCCACGTGTTCAACAACTACTACGACAGCAACGGCGGCTACGGCGTGGCGTCCACGGAGAACGCCGGGGTGCTCGTCGAGGGCAACTACTTCGAGAACGTCGACGACCCGTACCACCTCGGTGAGGGCGACTCCGGCCCGGGCACGCTGGTCGCCCGGAACAACCACTTCGTCAACTCCGGCAGCGGCCAGGCCGGCGGCAGTGTCAAGAGCATCCCGTACTCGTACAGCCTGGACGCCGCGAGCAGCGTGAAGTCCATCGTGACCGCCGGCGCGGGCGCCGGTCGGATCCAGGTCTGACCGGCTGAGCGCACCGGCCGGGGCCCGCGCGTGCGGGCCCCGGCCGGTCGCGGGTCAGTGCGCGGCGCAGCCGGTCGTCGGCGCGGGCGCCGCGGCCGGCGCGCCGATCGTGGGCAGCCCGAGCAGCACCCCCGGCGTACGCGGGGCGCGCCCCGCCTCGGCCGCGTCGCCGGCCCGGGTGCGCCGGTGCGCCAGCGGCTCGCCGTCGGCGTTCAGGTGGTGCGGGGCGGCGTAGGTGATGGTGGTGTGCACGATGTCGCCGGGGCGGATCCGCCCGGCCTGGGAGCCCGCCTCGCCGTGCTGGCCGTTCGCACCGGTGGCGAAGTGGACCAGGCGGCCGTCGCGGGCGCGGCCGGACATCCGGCCCGTGCGCTCGTCCTTGCGCCCCTCGCCGACGGCGACCAGCACCTCGACGGTCTCCCCCACCAACTTCTTGTTCTCCGCCCAGGTGATCTCCTCCACGCAGGCGATCAGCCGCTCGTAGCGCTCCTGCACGACCTGCTTGGGCAGCTGGCCGTCCATGGTGGCGGCCGGCGTGCCGGGGCGCTTCGAGTACTGGAAGGTGAACGCGGAGGAGAACCGGGCCTCGCGGACCACATCGAGGGTGCGCTCGAAGTCGGCGTCGGTCTCGCCGGGGAAGCCGACGATGATGTCGGTGGTGATCGCCGCGTCCGGCATCGCCGCCCGGACCTTTTCGATGATGCCCAGGTAGCGCTCGGCCCGGTACGAGCGGCGCATGGCCCGCAGCACGTCGTCGGAGCCGGACTGGAGCGGCATGTGCAGCGAGTGGCAGACGTTGGGCGTCTCGGCCATCGCGGCGATCACGTCGTCGGTGAAGTCCTTCGGGTGCGGGCTGGTGAACCGCACCCGCTCCAGCCCCTCGATGTCGCCGCAGGCGCGCAGCAGCTTGCCGAAGGCGAGCCGGTCGCCGAACTCGACGCCGTAGGAGTTGACGTTCTGCCCGAGCAGGGTCACCTCCAGCACGCCCTCGTCGACCAGGGCGCGGACCTCGGAGAGGATGTCGCCGGGGCGGCGGTCCTTCTCCTTGCCCCGCAGAGAGGGCACGATGCAGAACGTGCAGGTGTTGTTGCAACCGACGGAGATCGACACCCAGCCGGCGTACGTGGACTCGCGCCGGGTGGGCAGCGTCGAGGGGAAGACGTCGAGGGACTCGAGGATCTCCACCTCGGCCGCCGCGTTGTGCCGGGCCCGATCCAGCAGCACCGGCAGCGACCCGATGTTGTGCGTGCCGAACACCACGTCGACCCAGGGCGCCTTGCGGACGATCTCGCCCCGGTCCTTCTGGGCGAGGCAGCCGCCCACGGCGATCTGCATCCCCGGGTGCCTGGCCTTGACGGGGCGCAGGTGACCGAGGTTGCCGTAGAGCCGGTTGTCGGCGTTCTCCCGGACGGCGCAGGTGTTGAACACCACCACGTCCGGGTTGTCGTCGGCTTCGGCGGCGCGCACGTAGCCCGCCTGCTCCAGCAGGCCGGAGATGCGCTCGGAGTCGTGCACGTTCATCTGGCAGCCGTAGGTGCGCACCTGATAGGTGCGCGGGCTGCTCGCCGCTGCGGTAGTCATGACCCGGACAGCGTATCCGGGACCACCCGACCGGACCGAACGAGGAGGAGCCGTGTGCCGGAGCATCAAGACCCTGCGTGAGCCGTACGTCGAGGAGGTGACCCCGGCGGACGTCGACGCCGCGGCGTTGCAGTACGTCCGCAAGATCTCGGGTTTCCGCAAGCCCGCCGCCCACAACGCCGCGGCCTTCGACGCGGCGGTCGCCGCCGTCGCCGCGGCCACCGCGACCCTGCTCGCCGAGCTGGAGGTACGCGGCGGCCGCTCCGCCAGCCCGGCGGGCTGACCCCGCCGCCGGGCCGACGAGGGCCTCGTCGCCCGCCGGAGACCCCGGGGCCGGACGCCCCGGCAGGGCCGGCGGGTCGGCGGGCGGGGTCAGGCGGCGGCGAGCGCCGGGAGCACCGAGTCCGGCGCCCAGCGCGAGCGGTGGCACTGCGACCAGCCGCGACAGCGGGGATCGGCGTCGGTGCACAGCCGCCGGTCGGCGAGCACCTCGCCGTCGTCGGTCTCCCGGACGTCGAAGTGCACCGGCCGGATCGTGCCGTCGGGCGCGACGAGCAGGTGCCGCCCGGCGTCGAGCGTGTCGTCGCGCAGCAGGCAGTTGCGGTCCAGCAGCCGCGCCAGCGCGGCGATGCTGCCGTGTTCGGGCAGCCCTTCGGGCACCCCGTAGCAGTCCACGATCGTGGCGAACTCCCCCGGCGCCTGCCAGACGTCGCAGATCACCGCGTACGTCGGCAGGCGGGCGGGGTCCGCCGCCGCCAGGGGCATCACCACCCGGCCGAGCGCCTCGGCCAGTGCCGGGTAGACCTCCACCGGCCGCACCTGCTCGATTCTCCAGTTCCACAGCTCGGTCATGCCGCCTCCTCGCTGTGCTCGTCCCACCGGCCTCCGGATCGGGCCTTACTGACGATGGTGGGGTGCATATGACCTCAGCCGGGGGCAAGTTACCGGTCTGTGACCATTCCGGGCAAAATTTCCTCGAGCGCCGTTGCTCCGAGTAGCGGAAAGGTGACAGTTTATCGGGTACGGTGGCCCGCTCCGGACGCCACACGCCGGCCGGCAGAGATCCTTCCGGCCCCGGCCGCGCCCGGCCCGACGACCGCCCCGCGCCGACGGCACGGGGCAGGCGTCATCCGGTTGCCGAAGCCGCGGCCAGGGGCCGGGGCGGGGGCCGTCCTCAGCGCACGAGCACGCGGTGTTCCCCGGGGGGCAGCAGCTCGCCGACCACGGTGGCGCCCGGCAGCTCGCCCGCGACCAGCAGGCCGCCCGAGGTCTGCGCGTCGGCCAGCAGCAGCCGCTCCTCCTCGCGCACACCGCCGAAGTCGGTCCACGGGGTGACCCACTCCAGGTTGCGCCGGCTGCCGCCGCTGACGTGCCCGTCGCGCACCGCCTCCCGGGCGCCCGCCAGGTAGGGCACCCGGGAGGCGTCGATCGCCACCGTCAGGCGGCTCGCGCGGGCCAGCTTGGACGCGTGCCCGAGCAGGCCGAAGCCGGTCACGTCGGTGCCGCAGCGGACGCCGGCCGCCACCGCGGCCCGCGCCGCGTCCCGGTTGAGGGTGGTCATCGCGGCGACCGCCTCGGGGAAGCTCTCGCCGGTGGCCTTGTGCCGGGTGTTGAGCACCCCGACGCCGAGCGGCTTGGTCAGCGACAGCGGCAATCCCGCCCGGCCCGCGTCCAGGGTGATCAGCTCCTCCGGCCGGACCACCCCGGTGACGGCCAGCCCGTACTTGGGGCCCTCGTCGTCGACGCTGTGCCCGCCGGCGAGGTGGCAGCCGGCGTCGCGGGCCACGTCCTGCCCGCCGCGCAGCACCTCCCGGGCCAGCTCCAGCGGGAGCACGTCGCGCGGCCAGCAGAGCAGATTGAGCGCGACGAGGGGGGTGCCGCCCATGGCGTACACGTCGGAGAGGGCGTTGGTCGCGGCGATGCGCCCCCAGTCGTACGCGTCGTCGACCACCGGGGTGAAGAAGTCGGCCGTGGTGACCAAGCCGGTGCGCTCGTCGAGCCGGACCACCGCGGCGTCGTCGCCGTGGTCGAGCCCGACGAGCAGCTCGGCGGTGCCGGTGGCCGGGCCGAGCCCGGCGACCATCGTCTCCAACTCCCCCGGGGGGATCTTGCACGCGCAGCCGCCACCCCGGGCGTACCGGGTCAGCCGTACCGGTTCCGTCATCCCCACATGATCTCCCCGGCCGCCCCGTCCCCGCTACGCGGGCGGGCCGGAGCGCGGTCAAAATCGGACTCTTGACCCCGTTACGAACTGGTGTTATCGCTCCGTGACCAACTGAGTTGCGTCCCGCCACATCCCCCCGCCTACAGTTGCCCAACCGGGGGTCACCCGACCCCGCGCGACGACAGGGACGGTGAACGACGTGACGACGGGCGAACCGCTCATCGTGCTGGACTCGGTCAACAAGTGGTTCGGGCCGCTGCACGTGCTGGACGACGTCTCACTGTCGGTCGGGCGCGGCGAGGTGGTCGTGGTGATCGGCCCGTCGGGCTCCGGCAAGTCGACGCTGTGCCGCACCATCAACCGCCTCGAACCGATCAGCTCCGGCACGATCACCTTCGACGGGCAGCCGCTGCCGGCCGAGGGCAAGGCGCTGGCGAAGCTGCGCAGCGAGGTCGGCATGGTGTTCCAGTCGTTCAACCTCTTCGCGCACAAGACGATCCTCGAGAACGTCACCCTCGGGCCGGTCAAGGTCCGCAAGGAGAAGCCGGCGGCGGCGCGCGAGCGCGGCCTGGCCCTGCTCGACCGGGTGGGCATCGCCAACCAGGCCGACAAGTTCCCGGCCCAGCTCTCCGGCGGTCAGCAGCAGCGGGTGGCGATCGCCCGGGCGCTGGCCATGCAGCCCAAGGCGATGCTCTTCGACGAGCCGACCAGCGCGCTGGACCCGGAGATGGTCGGCGAGGTGCTGGACGTGATGACGTCGCTGGCCCGCGAGGGCATGACCATGGTCGTGGTGACCCACGAGATGGGCTTCGCCCGGCACGCGGCGAACCGCGTCATCTTCATGGCCGACGGGCAGCTGGTCGAGGACGCGCCGCCGGCCGAGTTCTTCGCCAACCCGCGCAGCGAGCGGGCCCGGGACTTCCTCTCCAAGATCCTCACGCACTAGGCGTCCGTACCTGGAGCGCGCCGTCCCCCGGCGGGTTCCGTCGAAGAAGGAGATCAAATGCGTATCACGCGCGTAGCGACGCTCGCGGCGGCCGCCACCCTGGCGCTCGGCATGACCGCCTGCGGTGGCGACGACGCCGACGAGGGCACCGGCGCCGGCAGCAAGTCCTTCGCCGCCGGCAGCACGATGGAGCGCCTCAACAAGGCCCAGGCCATCAAGATCGGCACGAAGTTCGACCAGCCCGGCTTCGGCCAGAAGGGCCTCTCCGGCAAGCCGGAGGGCTTCGACGTCGAGGTCGCGAAGATCATCGTCAAGGAGCTGGGCATCCCCGAGGACAAGATCGAGTGGGTCGAGGCCCCCTCGAAGGTCCGCGAGGACGTGATCGTGAACGGCACGGTCGACCTGGTCGCCGCCACCTACACGATCAACGACAAGCGCAAGGAGCGCATCGCGTTCGCCGGGCCGTACTACGAGGCCGGCCAGAACATCATGGTGAAGAAGGACGAGGCCGCCATCACCGGGCCGGACTCGTTCAAGGACGGCGCCAAGAAGGTCTGCTCGGTCACCGGCTCCACGCCTGCCGAGGAGATCAAGAAGTACGTCAAGGACGTCGCCACCCAGCTGGTGCTCTTCGACACCTACGACAAGTGCCGCGACGCCCTCAAGGGCGGCCAGGTCGACGCCGTCACCACGGACAACGTGATCCTGCTCGGCTACATCGCCAAGGACGAGGCGTCGTTCAAGCTGGCCGGCGAGAACTTCACCAAGGAGCCGTACGGCCTCGGGGTGAAGAAGGAGGACACCGACTTCCGCAACTTCGTCAACGACACGCTGGAGAAGGCGTTCGCCGACGGCAGCTGGAAGAAGGCCTGGGACGACACCGCCGGCAAGTTCGGTGCCGAGCTCGGCGCCGCGCCGACCGTCAACCGCTACTGAGCTGATCCGTTGATCTGGAGGGTGGGGAGGAAGACCGGCCCGTGAGTGTGCTCATCGACAAGTTCGACGTCTTCGCGGGTGGTTTCTGGCTCACCCTCCAGATCTGCGTACTCGCCGCGGTCGGCGCCCTGCTCCTGGGCGCCGTCCTGGCGGTGCTGCGGATCTCCCCGGTGCCGCCGCTGCGGGCGGTCGGCACCGGCTACGTCAACGTCTTCCGCAACATGCCGCTGACCGTGGTGATGTTCTTCGCCGCGTTCGGCCTGCCGGCGCTCGGCTCCAACGCGGACTTCCTGCGCGTCCCCGGCCTCGACGCGGTGTTCAGCCGGCTCGACACCGATCTGCCGTACTTCCGCTTCGCGCTGATCGCGCTGGTGCTCTACACCGCGGCGTTCGTCTGCGAGGCGCTGCGCTCCGGCGTGAACGCCGTGCCCGCCGGCCAGGCGGAGGCCGCCCGGTCGCTGGGTCTCACCTTCGGCCAGAACCTGCGGTACGTGGTGCTGCCGCAGTCCTGGAAGGCCTCGGTGGTGCCGCTCGGCTCGGTGATCATCGCGATGATCAAGAACTCGGCGCTGGTCGGCTTCTTCGGCGTGGTCGGCGACCTCTCGCAGACCGCCGACCAGCTCACCTCGGCCGAGGGCTACGCCTTCGTGCCCGTCGCCATCGGCATCTCGATCGGATATCTGATCATGACCGTCCCCCTCGGCGCGCTCCTCGACCGGATCGAGAAGCGGCAGGCGGTGGCCCGATGAGCCAGCAGAGCGTCCTCTACGACGTCCCCGGCCCCCGGCAGCGCCGGCTCACGCTGATCGGCAGCGTGGTGGCGACGGTGCTGCTGCTCGCCGCCGCGTACTTCCTGGTCTACCGTCCGCTGGACGACAAGGGCCAGTTCTCGATGGAGCTCTGGGGGCCGCTGATCGACCCCTCCAACGAGAACTTCTCGCTGGTGTGGAAGCGCATCGGCACCGGCTTCCAGAACACGCTGACCGCCGCCGCCCTGGCGATCGTCTCCTCGCTGGTGGTCGGCACCCTGCTCGCGGTGCTGCGGATCCAGCTCAAGAGCCTGACCCGGCGCCGCTTCACCGGGCTCGCCACGCCGCTGGCGTACCTGCTGCGCGGGCTGAACATGCTGCTGTCGGCGGTCACCCGGGTCTGCGTCGAGGTGTTCCGGGGCCTGCCCGTGGTCATCACGATCTTCTTCGTGGCCCGCGGCTTCCCCGAGTTCGGCGTCTCGTTCGACACGCTGTGGTACCTGGTCATCGGCCTGACCATCTACAACTCCGTGGTGATCGCCGAGATCCTCCGCTCCGGCATGGAGGGCCTGCCCGGCGGGCAGGCCGAGGCGGCTGCCGCGATCGGGCTCTCCCCGGCGCAGACCACCCGGATGATCCTGCTGCCGCAGGCGTTCCGGATCATGCTGCCGGCGCTGATCAGCCAGCTCGTCGTGGTGCTCAAGGACACCTCGCTCGGCTTCATCATCAGCTACGAGGAGACCCTGAACATCGGCAAGCAGATCATCGGCGCGCTGGACAACCCGATCCAGGTCTACGTCGTGATCGCGGTGATGTTCATCCTGGTGAACTACTCGCTGTCGAAGCTGGCCCAGTACGTCCAGCGCCGGCTCTCACGCGGTCGCAAGACCGCCGGCACCCCGGCCCAGAACCCGCCCCCGGCCGCGCTCGCCTCGCAGTCGGAGAGCAACGGCCAGGGCATCTGACCCCGACGTACGACGAAGGGCCGGCCCGATGATCGGGCCGGCCCTTCGTGTCGACGCCGTCAGCGGGCGATCTCGGTGACCCGGGACTCGCGGACCACGGTCACCCGGATCTGACCCGGATAGGTCAGCTCCTCCTCGATCTGCTTGGCCACGTCCCGGGCCAGCACGGCGGCGCCGATGTCGTCCACGTCGTCGGGCTTGACCATCACCCGGATCTCCCGGCCGGCCTGCATGGCGAAGACCTTCTCCACGCCGAGCTTCCCGGCCGCGATCTCCTCGATCCGCTCCAGCCGCTTGACGTACGCCTCCAGGCTCTCCCGCCGAGCCCCCGGCCGACCGCCCGAGCAGGCGTCGGACGCCTGGGTGAGGACGGCCTCGATGGTCTGCGGCGGCACCTCGTTGTGGTGCGCCTCGATGGCGTGGACGACGTCCTCGCTCTCGCCGTACTTGCGGGCCAGGTCGGCGCCGATGATGGCGTGGCTGCCCTCCACCTCGTGGGTGAGCGCCTTGCCGATGTCGTGCAGGAACGCCGAGCGCTTGATGATCGGCACGTCCAGCCGCAACTCGGCGGCCATGATGCCGGCGATGTGCGCGGTCTCCACCAGGTGCTTGAGCACGTTCTGCCCGTACGACGTCCGGTAGCGCAGCCGGCCGAGCAGGGTGACCAGCTCCGGGTGGATCTCGGTGATGCCGACCTCGACCAGGGCGTCCTCGGCGGCCCGCTGGCAGAGCTCCTCCACCTCGTGCCGGGCCAGGTCGTAGACCTCCTCGATGCGGTGCGGGTGGATCCGCCCGTCCAGGACCAGCTTCTCCAGCGTCAGCCGGCCGACCTCCCGGCGCACCGGGTCGAAGCAGGAGAGCAGCACCGCCTCGGGGGTGTCGTCGATGATCAGGTTGACGCCGGTGACCGACTCGAAGGCTCGGATGTTGCGGCCCTCCCGGCCGATGATCCGCCCCTTCATCTCGTCGCCGGGCAGGTGCAGGACGCTGACCACGCTCTCCGCCGTCTGCTCGCTGGCGACCCGCTGGATGGCGTCCACGACGATGTGCCGGGCGCGCTGCTCGGCGGTGCCACGGGCGTCGGACTCGATGTCGCGGACCAGCAGGGCGGCCTCCCGCTTGGCCTGGACCTCGATCGCCTCGATGAGCTCCGCCCGGGCCGCGTCGGCGGTGAGGCCGGCGACCCGCTCCAGCTCGCGGCGCCGGTGCTCCTCCGCCTCGGCCAGCTCGGCCTCCCGCTGGGCGAGGGCGGCCTCGCGGGCCGACAGGGCCGCGCTGGCGGCGGTGAGCTGCCGCTCCCGCTCGGCGAGCCGCTCCACCTCCTCGGTGTGCAGCCGCTCGCGCTCGTCCATCCGGGCCGCCCGCCGCTCCACCTCGGCGGCCTGCTCGCGGGTGGTGGCGGCGAGCACCGCGACCTCCCGCTCGCCGCTGCGCCGGGCGGTGGCCCGCAACTGCTCCGCGTCGGCCTCGGCCTGCTTGTGGGCCCGCTCCAGGACGGTGTCGGCCTCCGCCCGGGCGTCGTCGAGCACCCGGCGGGCCTCCGCCCGGGCCGCCTTCGCCTCGGCCTTCGCGGCCGCCGCCTCGGTGCGGGCCGCCGCGGCGGCGGACTTGGCCACGTCGATCGTGCTGTTGGCCTCGTCGGCGGCGGTGCGCAGGGCCGCGAGGGACTGCTCCTGCCGGTCCTTCTCGGCGATGAAGGCGGGATCCTCGGGCGCCGGCGCCGCACCGAACCGGCGCAGTGCCCGTACGCCGAGCAGCACCGCCCCGAGCACGACCACGGTCAGGACCAGCACCACGGCGAGGATCACGACGTCGAACCCGCTCATGTCGGCGCCCCGTTCCGCCCGGTGGCCACGGGGCCCGGCCCGACCGGCCCGCTCATGTCGGGACCCCGGTGGAACTGCGCCGCCTCGCCATGGCCGCCTCCCCTGAACGTCGGGACCGCAGCGACCGTGCCGTTGGGCACGCACCCTGCGGCTGTGGACGCCCGACCGGAGCGACTGGCCGTGGGGTAGCTTCCGTCGGCGGTGCCCACGCGGGAGCATCGCCGACGGCCGGGTGCAGTTGTCACGCCAGCGTCGGACCGGCCAGTCCGAAGCTGCCGTCAATGACCGATCGGATCGGCCAAAGTGATGCTGTTCCGTTACGCGATCTATGTTGTGCGCTTAGCCTGCGCTTGGTCGGGCAATGTGAGCCTGTATGGCGAGGCTAGGTCTCCCGGGGGGCTCCGGTCAAGAACTCATGATCAAACCCCCCGAACGGAGAGAAGTTGCCGCGTCACGCAAAGCTGATGCGCGCCCGGACACCGGTGGACAAAACGGCAGCGGATCGGGCCTCCCGGCACGTCGGCCCTGCTCAGCGGTGGCCCCGAGCGCCCGCCCGCTGAAGGGCCGCCCGACGGCCGCGCGCGTGCCCGCCGGTGTGCCACCGGCCGGCTGTGACGCAACCGTCTGCGCCGCAGCGCTCGCCGGAACCCGCCGGTAGCCGCACAACTGCACCACTCCCCTGATCGTTTGTCACCGAGCCGGCCGTTCACGGGGTCCGGGGCCGGACCCTCGTCAACTGATCGTGAGCGCGCGACGAGGCCGGCGAGCCGCGCGCAGCGGAGGGGTCGCAGGGTGGCGAGGCGGCGGTGGGGCCGCAGGGTGGCGAGGCAGCGGCGGGGCCGTAGAACGTGGGGCGGCGGCGCGCCGAGGTAGCGGCGGGGCCGCAGGGTTGGTTCCGGGTCGGGCGGGTCAGCGGGCGCCCGCTGCCAGCGCCGCCGCCACCAGTGCGGCGTTGTCGGGCGCGGGCGAGCCATCGGGCAGCGACAGCGTGTCCTCCAGCCCGACGCGGCCGTGCAGGCCCCGGCGCACCGCCTCGGTCAGCACCGGCCAGGTCGCCGGCCCCTCGGCATGCAGCAGGACCGGCGGGCTTCCGACCGCGGGGGACGGCAGCGCCGCCAGCATCGCGGCGGCGTCCGCAAGCGCCACCGCAGGATCCTCGGCCATGCACTCGATCAGGATCCGCCCGGCGGGCACCCGCCACCGCGCGTACGCCCCGACCGCGTCGACCGTCCAGAGCCCCGCCTCGACCATGACGCCCCGCTCGTGCAGGGCCGCCGCCACGTCCTCCGCGCCCGGCTCGTGAGCGTTGACCGAGGCGAAGTCGGGCAGCACGGTCCAGGCCCGGACCGCGGCCACCCGGGCGGTCGGCTGCGGCTCGATCCAGGACCCGGTGCTCACCCCGACCGGCAGCCCCGGCCGGGCGGCCCGGATCGCGTCCAGCGCGGCGGCGACCACCGACGGATGCAGGGACTCCCGGCCGGCGGCGTCCCGAGGATGCACGTGCACCGCGCCGACCCCGAGCGCCGCGCAGCGGGCCGCGTCGGCCGCCAGCTCGACCGGGGTGACTGGCAGCGCCGGATGCTCGTCACGCCCTCGGGCGCCGTTGAGGCACGCCTTCAGCATCGAAGTCTTCCCTCCGCCCACCACCGGACTCAGCGGCCCGTCGCGACACGTCTTGAGCAGCAGAGCCCTCCCGGCCCGGCGCTCCCGTTCACCCGAGGGGGCGGCTGTCCCGGTCCGGCTCGCCCTCGGCGTCGGCGAGCGCGTCGGCGTCGATCTGCTCGGCGAACTCGGCCGCCTCGGCGCTCTGCGCGGCGAGCGCGTCCTTCACCGCCCGGATCGCCACGCCCGGCGGGTAGCCCTTGCGGGCCAGCATGGCCACCAGCCGCCGGAAGACCGCGTCCGGCTCGCCCCGGGCGGTGCGCAGCTTCCGCTCCACCAGGGCGCGGGCGGTCTCGGCCTCGGTCTCCTCGTCGAGCTCGCCGAGCGCCTCGCTCGCGACCTCGCCGTCCACCCCGCGCTGGCGCAGCTCGTTGGCCAGGGCCCGGCGGGCCAGGCCCCGGCCGGAGTGCCGGCTGGCCACCCAGGCCCGGGCGAACGCGGCGTCGTCGATGATGCCGACCTCGTCGTAGCGGTCGAGCACCTCCGCCGAGACCTCGTCGGAGACGCCCCGCTTCGCCAGCGCCCCGGCCAGCTCGGCCCGGGTGCGGGGCCGGACGGCCAGCTGGCGCAGGCAGATCTCCCGCGCCAGCTCGGCCTCGTCGCGCGGCGGGGCCGGGGGCGCCTCGGGGTCGGTGTCGTCGGTACGGCCGCGCCAGGCCCGACGGGGCCGGGGCGCGCTGTCGTCACTCGCGCGGGCGGGGCTGGCATCCCAGCCCCGCCCGGTGCGAGCGCGTCGTCCTGCCACGGGTCAGGGACCGGTCAGAAGTCGACCGGCGGCAGCTCCGGGCCACCGGCGGCGTCACCCGCGCCGACCCCGACGCCGAGCTTCTCCAGGATCTTCTTCTCGATCTCGGCGGCGACGTCCGGGTTCTCCCGGAGGAACTCGCGGGCCTTCTCCTTGCCCTGGCCCAGCTGGTCGCCGTCGTAGGTGTACCAGGCGCCGGACTTGCGGATGATCGCCTGCTCGACGCCGACGTCGATCAGCGAGCCCTCGCGGGAGATGCCCTTGCCGTACATGATGTCGAACTCGGCCTGCTTGAA
The nucleotide sequence above comes from Micromonospora sp. M71_S20. Encoded proteins:
- a CDS encoding amino acid ABC transporter permease, with the protein product MSVLIDKFDVFAGGFWLTLQICVLAAVGALLLGAVLAVLRISPVPPLRAVGTGYVNVFRNMPLTVVMFFAAFGLPALGSNADFLRVPGLDAVFSRLDTDLPYFRFALIALVLYTAAFVCEALRSGVNAVPAGQAEAARSLGLTFGQNLRYVVLPQSWKASVVPLGSVIIAMIKNSALVGFFGVVGDLSQTADQLTSAEGYAFVPVAIGISIGYLIMTVPLGALLDRIEKRQAVAR
- a CDS encoding amino acid ABC transporter permease: MSQQSVLYDVPGPRQRRLTLIGSVVATVLLLAAAYFLVYRPLDDKGQFSMELWGPLIDPSNENFSLVWKRIGTGFQNTLTAAALAIVSSLVVGTLLAVLRIQLKSLTRRRFTGLATPLAYLLRGLNMLLSAVTRVCVEVFRGLPVVITIFFVARGFPEFGVSFDTLWYLVIGLTIYNSVVIAEILRSGMEGLPGGQAEAAAAIGLSPAQTTRMILLPQAFRIMLPALISQLVVVLKDTSLGFIISYEETLNIGKQIIGALDNPIQVYVVIAVMFILVNYSLSKLAQYVQRRLSRGRKTAGTPAQNPPPAALASQSESNGQGI
- the rny gene encoding ribonuclease Y encodes the protein MSGFDVVILAVVLVLTVVVLGAVLLGVRALRRFGAAPAPEDPAFIAEKDRQEQSLAALRTAADEANSTIDVAKSAAAAARTEAAAAKAEAKAARAEARRVLDDARAEADTVLERAHKQAEADAEQLRATARRSGEREVAVLAATTREQAAEVERRAARMDERERLHTEEVERLAERERQLTAASAALSAREAALAQREAELAEAEEHRRRELERVAGLTADAARAELIEAIEVQAKREAALLVRDIESDARGTAEQRARHIVVDAIQRVASEQTAESVVSVLHLPGDEMKGRIIGREGRNIRAFESVTGVNLIIDDTPEAVLLSCFDPVRREVGRLTLEKLVLDGRIHPHRIEEVYDLARHEVEELCQRAAEDALVEVGITEIHPELVTLLGRLRYRTSYGQNVLKHLVETAHIAGIMAAELRLDVPIIKRSAFLHDIGKALTHEVEGSHAIIGADLARKYGESEDVVHAIEAHHNEVPPQTIEAVLTQASDACSGGRPGARRESLEAYVKRLERIEEIAAGKLGVEKVFAMQAGREIRVMVKPDDVDDIGAAVLARDVAKQIEEELTYPGQIRVTVVRESRVTEIAR
- a CDS encoding 3-keto-5-aminohexanoate cleavage protein — its product is MLKACLNGARGRDEHPALPVTPVELAADAARCAALGVGAVHVHPRDAAGRESLHPSVVAAALDAIRAARPGLPVGVSTGSWIEPQPTARVAAVRAWTVLPDFASVNAHEPGAEDVAAALHERGVMVEAGLWTVDAVGAYARWRVPAGRILIECMAEDPAVALADAAAMLAALPSPAVGSPPVLLHAEGPATWPVLTEAVRRGLHGRVGLEDTLSLPDGSPAPDNAALVAAALAAGAR
- a CDS encoding regulatory protein RecX, with protein sequence MAGRRARTGRGWDASPARASDDSAPRPRRAWRGRTDDTDPEAPPAPPRDEAELAREICLRQLAVRPRTRAELAGALAKRGVSDEVSAEVLDRYDEVGIIDDAAFARAWVASRHSGRGLARRALANELRQRGVDGEVASEALGELDEETEAETARALVERKLRTARGEPDAVFRRLVAMLARKGYPPGVAIRAVKDALAAQSAEAAEFAEQIDADALADAEGEPDRDSRPLG